A portion of the Rhodococcus pseudokoreensis genome contains these proteins:
- a CDS encoding MFS transporter: protein MTATETAVTRRFGPLILLNVATLFSSTGNGIVIVVLPWLVLEQTGRASDAAIVAGAATLPLLLSSLFAGTFVDLFGRRRTSLISDCLSALSVAAIPVIATTAGLTVTVIAVLAAIGAAFDPAGIAARESMLPAATKSAGWSLDRMNSLYEANYNVAYLVGPGIGGVLIATVGAVNTLWVAAAGFLLSVATIAFLRLENAGRPDTATRPTSIWHGTLEGLKFVWHNRLLRTIALVDMAVVALYMPVESVVFPVYFTELDKPAQLGSVLMALSIGGVVGALAYGPLAPFVSRRMLMVVAVTVLGAAMVAMAFLPPLWAILALALLQGLVFGPVGPIANYAMQTRSPEHMRGRVTGVMTSTAYAAGPLGYLLAGPILDKWGIQPTFFVLAIPVLIIGLACFALPVLKELDEKVPVS from the coding sequence GTGACCGCCACCGAGACGGCTGTGACTCGACGGTTCGGGCCCCTGATCCTGCTGAACGTCGCGACGCTGTTCTCCTCCACGGGCAACGGCATCGTGATCGTCGTGCTGCCGTGGCTCGTGCTCGAGCAGACCGGTCGCGCGTCCGACGCCGCGATCGTCGCGGGCGCGGCCACCCTCCCGTTGTTGCTGTCGAGCCTGTTCGCGGGCACGTTCGTCGACCTGTTCGGACGACGTCGCACGTCGCTGATCTCCGACTGCCTGTCGGCCCTGTCCGTGGCGGCCATCCCGGTGATCGCGACCACGGCGGGACTCACCGTCACGGTGATCGCCGTCCTCGCCGCGATCGGCGCCGCGTTCGATCCGGCCGGCATCGCGGCCAGGGAGTCGATGCTGCCCGCCGCCACGAAGTCCGCGGGATGGTCCCTCGACCGGATGAACAGCCTCTACGAGGCCAATTACAACGTGGCGTATCTCGTCGGGCCGGGTATCGGTGGCGTCCTCATCGCCACCGTGGGTGCGGTGAACACGTTGTGGGTCGCTGCCGCCGGATTCCTGCTGTCCGTGGCGACGATCGCGTTCCTGCGTCTCGAGAACGCCGGCAGGCCGGACACCGCGACGCGTCCGACGTCCATCTGGCACGGCACGCTCGAAGGATTGAAGTTCGTGTGGCACAACCGGCTCCTGCGCACGATCGCGCTCGTGGACATGGCGGTGGTCGCGCTGTACATGCCGGTCGAGTCGGTGGTGTTCCCGGTGTACTTCACCGAACTCGACAAACCTGCGCAACTGGGTTCGGTGCTGATGGCGCTCAGCATCGGCGGCGTGGTGGGCGCCCTTGCGTACGGACCGCTCGCGCCGTTCGTGTCGCGCCGGATGCTGATGGTGGTGGCGGTGACGGTGCTGGGCGCGGCGATGGTCGCGATGGCGTTCCTTCCTCCGCTGTGGGCGATCCTGGCGCTGGCTCTCCTGCAGGGTCTGGTGTTCGGCCCGGTCGGCCCGATCGCGAACTACGCCATGCAGACTCGCAGCCCGGAGCACATGCGCGGCCGGGTCACCGGGGTGATGACGTCCACCGCGTATGCGGCGGGTCCGCTGGGCTATCTGCTGGCCGGCCCGATCCTCGACAAGTGGGGAATCCAGCCGACGTTCTTCGTGCTCGCGATCCCGGTCCTGATCATCGGGCTGGCGTGCTTCGCGCTGCCCGTGCTGAAGGAACTGGACGAGAAGGTGCCGGTCAGTTGA
- a CDS encoding DUF3558 domain-containing protein, which yields MRSSSDPLRPAVRASCLLAATVVLAGCGSGSGSDTGPASAPTTSVAAQPGPFVGECGSLTDAEVYERAGIAGLTPVSRNGIKCRWEADGGERYVMFTWYRGSPIDRERAVAKGIGHEVHDLEIAGHRGFSSQNVGFCEVALGTGSDFVHWLVRYGAGSAPADPCEAPTALGRLTLGKAK from the coding sequence ATGCGGAGCTCGTCTGATCCGCTCCGCCCCGCCGTCCGCGCGAGTTGTCTTCTCGCCGCGACGGTAGTGCTGGCCGGCTGCGGTTCCGGCAGCGGTTCCGACACCGGTCCGGCGTCCGCGCCGACCACCTCGGTGGCCGCGCAGCCCGGCCCGTTCGTGGGTGAATGCGGTTCGCTGACCGACGCCGAGGTGTACGAGCGGGCGGGGATCGCCGGGCTCACCCCGGTGTCGCGGAACGGCATCAAGTGCCGGTGGGAAGCGGACGGCGGCGAACGGTACGTGATGTTCACCTGGTACCGCGGCAGCCCCATCGACCGGGAGCGGGCGGTGGCCAAGGGCATCGGTCACGAGGTCCACGACCTCGAGATCGCCGGGCATCGCGGGTTCTCGTCGCAGAACGTCGGGTTCTGCGAGGTCGCGCTCGGCACCGGTTCCGATTTCGTGCACTGGCTGGTCCGCTACGGCGCCGGCAGTGCACCCGCCGATCCGTGCGAGGCCCCGACTGCGCTCGGCCGGCTGACGCTGGGGAAGGCCAAGTGA
- a CDS encoding ABC transporter permease, which translates to MSTSLSPDPTLRTPAPGTSPLLRRVLPAVVVVALLVIAWQVYVTVSGIRPQVLPSPLRVVQQGWKARDAISGHATATLQVTLIGFAVSLLFAWALAVLVDFSPWLRRAFVPLFVVSQTLPIIAIAPLMIIWFGFGLLPKVLVIALATFFPMTIGLIEGFAAADREAGALLRSMGASRWQEFRYVRLPSAIPRFFTALRIGITYAVVGAVFAEYVGATSGLGIYMATQKNSFRTDLVLAAVLVTAVISVSLYLLTFAVERVVAPWIKNERARHE; encoded by the coding sequence ATGAGTACCTCGCTCAGCCCTGACCCGACCCTCCGGACCCCGGCCCCGGGCACGTCCCCGCTGCTGCGGCGGGTGCTGCCCGCGGTCGTGGTCGTGGCACTGCTGGTGATCGCGTGGCAGGTGTACGTGACGGTCAGCGGTATCCGGCCGCAGGTGCTGCCGTCGCCGCTTCGGGTCGTCCAACAGGGCTGGAAGGCGCGGGACGCCATCTCCGGTCACGCGACCGCGACACTGCAGGTGACGCTGATCGGGTTCGCCGTGTCCCTGCTCTTCGCGTGGGCCCTCGCCGTACTCGTGGACTTCTCGCCGTGGCTGCGACGCGCGTTCGTTCCGCTGTTCGTCGTGTCGCAGACACTGCCGATCATCGCGATCGCTCCACTGATGATCATCTGGTTCGGATTCGGTCTGCTGCCGAAAGTCCTCGTGATCGCCCTCGCCACGTTCTTCCCGATGACGATCGGCCTGATCGAGGGTTTCGCCGCCGCCGACCGGGAGGCGGGCGCGCTGTTGCGCAGCATGGGCGCCTCACGGTGGCAGGAATTCCGCTACGTCCGGTTGCCGTCGGCGATCCCACGGTTCTTCACCGCCCTGCGCATCGGCATCACGTACGCCGTCGTGGGCGCCGTGTTCGCCGAATACGTCGGGGCCACGTCCGGTCTCGGCATCTACATGGCCACGCAGAAGAACTCGTTCCGCACCGACCTCGTGCTGGCGGCGGTGCTCGTGACCGCCGTGATCAGCGTCAGCCTCTACCTGCTCACGTTCGCGGTCGAACGCGTCGTCGCCCCCTGGATCAAGAACGAAAGGGCCCGGCATGAGTGA
- a CDS encoding GNAT family N-acetyltransferase encodes MAATVEHDVSESRFEIYLDGQLAGYADYFERNGARDFHHTVTYPQFRGQGLAAVVVKAALDDTKSSGLSVIPSCSYVEKYIAENPSYAELV; translated from the coding sequence GTGGCGGCCACGGTGGAACACGACGTGTCGGAATCCCGGTTCGAGATCTACCTCGACGGCCAGCTGGCCGGATACGCCGACTACTTCGAGCGGAACGGTGCCCGCGACTTCCACCACACCGTGACGTACCCGCAGTTTCGCGGGCAGGGCCTGGCGGCGGTGGTGGTGAAGGCCGCCCTCGACGACACGAAGTCCAGCGGGCTCTCCGTGATCCCGTCGTGCTCGTACGTGGAGAAGTACATCGCCGAGAATCCGAGCTATGCGGAGCTCGTCTGA
- a CDS encoding ABC transporter ATP-binding protein, translating to MSDTARVALSGLSKGFPVRGGIRPVLDNVSFTVEPGEFVSVIGPSGCGKSTAFAMLAGLDQPDTGTVTIGGEPVRPAGSGPSKCAYMPQKDLLFPWRSVLDNTTLGLEVQGVPRKQARDKARELFSVFGLGGFEDARPSQLSGGMRQRAAMLRTVVQDRPVLLLDEPFGALDSLTRTEMQTWLQDVWQRYRWTVLMITHDIREAVYLSDRVVVLSARPATVRREVTVGLPRPRELSMMTSPEFADVEHELLGVLHEESRRALVEQESGRR from the coding sequence ATGAGTGACACCGCGCGCGTCGCACTGTCCGGACTGAGCAAGGGATTCCCCGTCCGCGGCGGCATCCGTCCCGTCCTCGACAACGTCTCGTTCACCGTCGAACCGGGCGAGTTCGTGTCGGTGATCGGCCCCAGCGGGTGCGGGAAGAGCACCGCGTTCGCCATGCTCGCCGGACTCGACCAACCGGACACCGGCACCGTCACGATCGGCGGCGAACCCGTGCGTCCCGCGGGCAGCGGTCCGTCGAAGTGCGCGTACATGCCGCAGAAGGATCTGCTGTTCCCGTGGCGCAGCGTTCTCGACAACACCACCCTCGGACTCGAGGTGCAGGGCGTGCCCCGGAAACAGGCGCGGGACAAGGCGCGGGAACTGTTCTCCGTCTTCGGTCTCGGCGGGTTCGAGGACGCCCGGCCCAGCCAGCTGTCCGGCGGGATGCGGCAGCGCGCCGCGATGCTGCGGACCGTCGTCCAGGACCGTCCGGTGCTGCTGCTCGACGAGCCGTTCGGCGCCCTGGATTCGTTGACCCGCACCGAGATGCAGACCTGGTTGCAGGACGTGTGGCAGCGCTACCGGTGGACCGTCCTGATGATCACCCACGACATCCGGGAGGCCGTGTACCTGTCGGACCGGGTGGTCGTGCTGTCCGCGCGGCCCGCCACCGTGCGGCGCGAGGTGACCGTCGGTCTGCCTCGCCCCCGCGAACTGTCGATGATGACGTCACCCGAATTCGCGGACGTCGAACACGAACTGCTCGGCGTGCTGCACGAGGAATCGCGGCGGGCCCTCGTCGAGCAGGAGTCGGGCAGACGCTGA
- a CDS encoding TenA family protein, giving the protein MNSSVQGAAGAGQHARFTDHLWDRTKVLREAIDELEFLRRLGDGTLPLDVFRTYIEQDFLYLTGYAKALSLVAAHAPGPVEAGFWAGSAAEAATVEATLHQNLLTSGRLPASDAEPQHSQACLGYISYLTAVAATEPYAVSAAAVLPCFWIYADVGRRLAASAREVLSADPSHPYAQWVTTYDAEEFHAAVAKARELVDTAAEAATDIQREAMVEAFTIASRYELMFWDTALNKQEWPAS; this is encoded by the coding sequence GTGAATAGCTCTGTCCAAGGTGCTGCGGGCGCAGGCCAGCACGCCCGATTCACGGACCACTTGTGGGACCGGACCAAGGTGCTGCGCGAGGCGATCGACGAACTCGAGTTCCTGCGCCGCCTCGGCGACGGAACACTGCCGCTGGACGTGTTCCGCACGTACATCGAGCAGGATTTCCTGTACCTGACCGGGTACGCGAAGGCCCTGTCCCTGGTCGCCGCGCACGCGCCGGGTCCCGTTGAGGCCGGCTTCTGGGCCGGCTCGGCAGCCGAGGCCGCGACGGTCGAAGCGACGTTGCACCAGAATCTGCTGACCAGCGGACGACTCCCCGCGTCGGACGCCGAACCGCAGCATTCGCAGGCCTGCCTCGGGTACATCTCCTACCTGACGGCGGTCGCCGCCACCGAGCCGTACGCGGTGTCCGCCGCCGCGGTGCTGCCGTGCTTCTGGATCTACGCGGACGTGGGACGCCGGCTCGCGGCGAGCGCCCGCGAGGTGCTGTCCGCCGACCCGTCGCACCCGTACGCACAGTGGGTGACCACGTACGACGCGGAGGAGTTCCACGCCGCCGTCGCGAAGGCCCGCGAACTCGTGGACACCGCCGCGGAGGCCGCGACCGACATCCAGCGCGAGGCGATGGTGGAGGCGTTCACGATCGCCAGCCGCTACGAACTCATGTTCTGGGACACCGCACTCAACAAGCAGGAATGGCCGGCGTCGTGA
- a CDS encoding NUDIX hydrolase codes for MAASTDPEGKSLLDYPRPSVAVDVAVLTVDGAELKVLVVPHRSGRLALPGTFLHEGERLRDAAERCLRIKAGLAGAEFHQLAMFDDPARDDRGWVLSMTHGAALPRTALPRDALLIPVDGDRVTQDLAFDHADVVTLAVADLRERYARSVDPSGLADDTFTVLELRRVYEVVFGRPLPKDSFRRHMLPALAHTGDMAVVGTGRPAEIYTRGPAPLAPGAAAFLAG; via the coding sequence GTGGCCGCATCGACCGATCCCGAGGGCAAGAGCCTCCTCGACTACCCGCGGCCGTCCGTGGCGGTCGACGTCGCCGTCCTCACCGTGGACGGCGCCGAGCTGAAAGTGCTTGTGGTTCCGCACCGTTCGGGCCGGCTCGCGCTTCCCGGCACCTTCCTCCACGAAGGCGAGCGGCTGCGCGACGCCGCCGAGCGGTGCCTGCGGATCAAGGCAGGCCTGGCCGGCGCCGAGTTCCACCAATTGGCGATGTTCGACGACCCCGCCCGCGACGACCGCGGGTGGGTGCTGTCGATGACGCACGGCGCGGCGCTGCCCCGCACTGCCCTCCCCCGCGACGCCCTGCTGATCCCCGTCGACGGCGACCGCGTGACGCAGGACCTCGCGTTCGACCACGCGGACGTCGTCACCCTCGCCGTCGCCGACCTCCGCGAGCGGTACGCGCGGTCCGTCGACCCGTCGGGCCTGGCCGACGACACGTTCACGGTGCTCGAACTGCGCCGGGTCTACGAGGTGGTGTTCGGCCGCCCCCTCCCGAAGGACTCGTTCCGCCGGCACATGCTGCCCGCGCTCGCGCACACCGGCGACATGGCCGTCGTCGGGACCGGCAGGCCCGCCGAGATCTACACGCGCGGCCCCGCGCCCCTCGCCCCGGGGGCGGCCGCGTTCCTCGCCGGCTGA
- a CDS encoding WS/DGAT/MGAT family O-acyltransferase, translated as MPVTDSIFLLGESREHPMHVGSLELFTPPEDAGPDYVKSMHETLLKHTDVDATFRKKPAGPVGSLGNLWWADESDVDLEYHVRHSALPAPYRVRELLTLTSRLHGTLLDRHRPLWEMYLIEGLSDGRFAIYTKLHHSLMDGVSGLRLLMRTLSTDPDVRDAPPPWNLPRSASANGAAAPDLWSVVNGVRRTVGDVAGLAPASLRIARTAMGQHDMRFPYEAPRTMLNVPIGGARRFAAQSWPLDRIHAVRKAAGVSVNDVVMAMCAGGLRGYLEEQNALPDEPLIAMVPVSLRDEQKADAGGNAVGVTLCNLATDVDDPAERLTAISASMSQGKELFGSLTSLQALAWSAVNMSPIALTPVPGFVRFTPPPFNVIISNVPGPRKTMYWNGSRLDGIYPTSVVLDGQALNITLTTNGGNLDFGVIGCRRSVPSLQRILHYLETALGELEAALL; from the coding sequence ATGCCGGTTACCGATTCGATATTCCTTCTCGGCGAATCGCGAGAGCATCCGATGCACGTCGGATCGCTCGAATTGTTCACACCGCCGGAGGATGCCGGACCCGACTACGTGAAGTCGATGCACGAAACACTGCTGAAGCACACGGACGTCGACGCCACGTTCCGGAAGAAGCCGGCGGGTCCCGTCGGCAGTCTCGGGAACCTGTGGTGGGCCGACGAGTCGGACGTGGATCTCGAATACCACGTGCGTCATTCGGCCCTGCCCGCGCCGTACCGGGTCCGGGAATTGCTGACGCTGACGTCCCGGTTGCACGGCACGCTCCTGGACCGGCATCGCCCGCTGTGGGAGATGTATCTGATCGAGGGACTCTCCGACGGCCGGTTCGCGATCTACACCAAACTGCACCATTCGCTGATGGACGGGGTCTCCGGGCTGCGGTTGCTGATGCGGACGCTGTCGACCGACCCGGACGTGCGCGACGCCCCGCCGCCGTGGAACCTGCCGCGCTCGGCGTCGGCGAACGGAGCCGCCGCCCCCGACCTCTGGTCGGTGGTGAACGGGGTTCGCCGGACAGTCGGCGACGTGGCCGGTCTCGCGCCGGCGTCGCTGCGCATCGCCCGCACCGCGATGGGTCAGCACGACATGAGGTTTCCGTACGAGGCGCCGCGCACCATGCTCAACGTTCCGATCGGTGGCGCGCGCCGGTTCGCCGCGCAGTCGTGGCCGCTCGACCGGATCCATGCCGTTCGGAAGGCGGCCGGGGTCAGTGTCAACGACGTCGTGATGGCCATGTGCGCCGGGGGACTGCGGGGTTACCTCGAGGAACAGAACGCGCTGCCGGACGAACCGCTGATCGCGATGGTTCCGGTGTCGCTGCGCGACGAGCAGAAGGCCGACGCCGGCGGCAACGCGGTGGGGGTGACGCTGTGCAACCTGGCGACGGACGTCGACGACCCGGCCGAGCGTCTGACGGCGATCTCCGCGTCCATGTCGCAGGGGAAGGAATTGTTCGGCAGCCTCACCTCGTTGCAGGCGCTGGCGTGGTCCGCGGTCAACATGTCGCCGATCGCCCTGACGCCGGTGCCGGGGTTCGTCCGCTTCACGCCGCCGCCGTTCAACGTGATCATCTCCAACGTCCCGGGACCGCGGAAGACCATGTACTGGAACGGGTCCCGGCTGGACGGTATCTACCCGACGTCGGTGGTGCTGGACGGGCAGGCGCTGAACATCACGCTCACCACCAACGGCGGCAACCTCGACTTCGGTGTCATCGGGTGCCGCCGCTCGGTGCCGAGCCTGCAGCGAATCCTCCACTACCTGGAGACTGCTCTCGGTGAACTGGAGGCCGCACTGCTCTGA
- a CDS encoding ABC transporter substrate-binding protein, whose amino-acid sequence MAGVVTLFSRSKRAAIAAVILVSALSMLTGCAGDSQSDDTIRFALDWTPNTNHTGLFVAQQEGWFADAGLDVQVLPYNDTSPDTLVDAGNAEFGVSFQSSSTFSKAAGAQTTSVMAPLQHWATGIAVKADRPDITRPRDLDGKIYAGFADPDGEETLKQIIRNDGGKGEFTTVTLGTSAYEAVYSGTADFTVSFFGWEGIEAEHRGTPMRYFHYTDYGFPDAYALVIEGNEQWMEDHPEQARKFVQALQRGYQFAADRPDEAAQMLIDANPGAFTDESLVRESQQMLSSQYMKDASGKVGTQTAEQWAGYSGFLFQHGLLTGPDGAPLTTEPDWSTYFTNEYLAQP is encoded by the coding sequence ATGGCCGGCGTCGTGACACTTTTCTCCCGTTCCAAGCGCGCTGCCATCGCAGCCGTCATCCTCGTCTCGGCCCTGTCGATGCTCACCGGCTGCGCCGGCGACTCGCAGTCCGACGACACCATCCGGTTCGCACTCGACTGGACGCCGAACACCAACCACACCGGTCTGTTCGTCGCCCAGCAGGAGGGCTGGTTCGCCGACGCCGGACTCGACGTGCAGGTGCTGCCGTACAACGACACCTCGCCCGACACACTTGTCGACGCCGGTAACGCCGAGTTCGGCGTGAGCTTCCAGAGTTCCTCGACGTTCTCGAAGGCCGCGGGCGCCCAGACCACGTCGGTCATGGCCCCGCTGCAGCACTGGGCGACGGGCATCGCGGTGAAGGCGGATCGCCCCGACATCACCCGCCCCCGGGATCTCGACGGCAAGATCTACGCCGGTTTCGCGGACCCGGACGGCGAGGAGACGCTGAAGCAGATCATCCGGAACGACGGCGGCAAGGGCGAATTCACCACCGTCACGCTCGGCACGTCGGCGTACGAGGCCGTGTACTCCGGCACCGCCGACTTCACCGTGTCGTTCTTCGGCTGGGAGGGTATCGAGGCCGAGCACCGGGGCACCCCGATGCGCTACTTCCACTACACCGACTACGGATTCCCGGACGCGTACGCACTCGTCATCGAGGGCAACGAGCAGTGGATGGAAGACCACCCCGAGCAGGCCCGCAAGTTCGTCCAGGCCCTGCAGCGCGGCTATCAGTTCGCCGCCGACCGGCCGGACGAGGCCGCACAGATGTTGATCGACGCCAACCCCGGCGCCTTCACGGACGAGTCCCTCGTGCGGGAGAGCCAGCAGATGCTGTCCTCCCAGTACATGAAGGACGCTTCAGGAAAGGTCGGGACACAGACGGCCGAGCAGTGGGCGGGGTACTCCGGTTTCCTGTTCCAGCACGGCCTGCTCACCGGCCCCGACGGGGCACCGCTGACCACGGAACCCGACTGGTCGACCTATTTCACCAATGAGTACCTCGCTCAGCCCTGA
- a CDS encoding carboxylesterase/lipase family protein, which translates to MDVEKSGDTLVVRARDGDVRGYPEGDVYAWKGIPFAAAPVGDLRFRAPAPPAPWDGVRDCVDFGPMAPQGHGTAVPIDAGLEMDEDCLSVNVWAPRPDGTPRPVMVWIHGGAYCLGTAAQGIYNGRILSTLGDVVLVSFNYRVGALGFLDLSSFSTAERVFETNCGLRDQVAALEWVRENIAFFGGDPDEVTVFGESSGAGSITTLMTCPSADGLFHRAIAQSPPATSVYGSERAATVAKQFLDILDVEPDRIDTLLRLPYRTVIEASDTLVNEVPTKIPGTLAMAPVVDRDFLPRYPVAAFQKGYSHRIPLIIGSNKDESSIFKFMKSPLLPVTSDSVQEMLRAIATDHPELPAARLADILSAYPDRGKPKGALAMSRDAAFRMPALWVADAHSRHSPTWMYRFDQATPMLKAARIGAGHATELPYVFGNFDTLNIDPTFWLGGRKTALEVSGRIQRRWLAFARHGVPAALDASKHWAPYDEENRSTLLIDGADTLVNDPDKEMRVAWGNDVMGFN; encoded by the coding sequence GTGGATGTCGAGAAGTCAGGCGACACACTCGTCGTCCGCGCCCGGGACGGCGACGTGCGCGGCTATCCCGAAGGCGACGTCTACGCGTGGAAGGGGATCCCGTTCGCCGCCGCCCCCGTCGGCGATCTGCGGTTCCGGGCGCCGGCCCCGCCCGCCCCGTGGGACGGCGTGCGCGACTGCGTCGACTTCGGCCCGATGGCCCCGCAGGGTCACGGCACCGCCGTCCCGATCGACGCCGGACTCGAGATGGACGAGGACTGCCTGTCGGTCAACGTGTGGGCCCCCCGGCCCGACGGCACCCCGCGGCCGGTGATGGTGTGGATCCACGGCGGCGCCTACTGCCTGGGAACCGCAGCTCAGGGCATCTACAACGGTCGGATCCTGTCCACTCTCGGCGACGTCGTGCTGGTCTCGTTCAACTACCGGGTGGGAGCGCTCGGCTTCCTCGACCTGTCGTCGTTCTCGACGGCGGAGCGGGTGTTCGAGACCAACTGCGGGCTACGCGATCAGGTCGCCGCCCTCGAATGGGTGCGCGAGAACATCGCGTTCTTCGGCGGTGACCCGGACGAAGTGACGGTGTTCGGGGAGTCGTCGGGAGCCGGGTCGATAACCACGCTGATGACGTGCCCGAGCGCGGACGGGTTGTTCCACCGCGCGATCGCCCAGAGCCCGCCCGCCACGTCGGTGTACGGCAGCGAGCGCGCGGCCACCGTCGCGAAGCAGTTCCTCGACATCCTCGACGTGGAACCCGACCGCATCGACACGCTGCTGCGCCTCCCGTACCGCACGGTCATCGAGGCCAGCGACACGCTCGTCAACGAGGTGCCGACGAAGATCCCCGGCACACTCGCCATGGCGCCCGTGGTGGACCGCGACTTCCTGCCCCGCTACCCGGTGGCCGCGTTCCAGAAGGGGTACTCCCACCGCATCCCGCTCATCATCGGTTCCAACAAGGACGAGTCGTCGATCTTCAAGTTCATGAAATCGCCTTTGCTGCCGGTCACTTCGGATTCGGTGCAGGAGATGCTGCGGGCGATCGCGACCGATCACCCGGAATTGCCCGCGGCCCGCCTCGCCGACATCCTGTCGGCGTACCCGGACCGCGGGAAACCGAAGGGCGCGCTCGCGATGTCCCGCGACGCCGCGTTCCGGATGCCCGCCCTGTGGGTGGCCGACGCCCACAGCAGGCACTCGCCGACGTGGATGTACCGGTTCGACCAGGCCACCCCGATGCTCAAGGCCGCACGCATCGGAGCCGGGCACGCCACCGAACTCCCGTACGTGTTCGGCAATTTCGACACCCTCAACATCGACCCGACGTTCTGGCTCGGCGGCCGGAAGACGGCACTCGAGGTGTCCGGCCGGATCCAGCGCCGGTGGCTCGCGTTCGCGCGGCACGGTGTCCCCGCCGCCCTGGACGCGTCCAAGCACTGGGCCCCCTACGACGAGGAGAACCGCTCCACGCTGCTGATCGACGGCGCGGACACCCTCGTGAATGACCCGGACAAGGAGATGCGGGTCGCCTGGGGCAACGACGTCATGGGCTTCAACTGA
- a CDS encoding DUF3558 domain-containing protein yields the protein MSGARRLAAAVASAMVLAGCGTSVTGTPLPEGAGSSDDGGSPQFDKLLRECDAVPDDKIAETLHGAGIDQYFYGAVCMWTVSSAAGSIDVTFGWFENNSLQRERAVADQLGYQVEATSIAGTSAFSARRPGDSAACGITAAYSGVITWWVQQRSGTGDPCDGARTLAELTLQRNQ from the coding sequence GTGAGCGGCGCCCGGCGACTCGCCGCGGCGGTGGCGTCGGCGATGGTGCTGGCCGGATGCGGCACCTCTGTCACGGGCACTCCCCTGCCCGAGGGCGCCGGGTCCTCCGACGACGGCGGCTCGCCGCAGTTCGACAAGCTCCTGCGCGAATGCGACGCCGTCCCCGACGACAAGATCGCGGAGACCCTGCACGGCGCAGGCATCGACCAGTACTTCTACGGTGCGGTGTGCATGTGGACGGTGTCGTCCGCCGCCGGATCGATCGACGTCACGTTCGGCTGGTTCGAGAACAACTCGCTGCAGCGGGAGCGGGCGGTGGCCGACCAGCTGGGCTATCAGGTGGAGGCCACGTCGATCGCGGGCACGTCGGCGTTCAGCGCCCGGCGGCCGGGTGATTCGGCGGCGTGCGGGATCACCGCCGCCTACTCCGGTGTCATCACGTGGTGGGTGCAGCAGCGGTCCGGGACGGGCGACCCGTGCGACGGCGCGCGCACGCTCGCCGAGTTGACCCTGCAACGCAACCAGTAG